A part of Streptococcus porcinus genomic DNA contains:
- a CDS encoding V-type ATP synthase subunit F, with the protein MNTKTYKIAVVGNRDLILPFHMIGFQTFPVIEAQEATNTLRQLAKANFGIIYVTEDIAQLIPETIARYDKELMPAIILLPSYKHKERIALNRLQERVERAVGQNIL; encoded by the coding sequence ATGAATACTAAAACCTATAAAATTGCTGTTGTGGGAAATCGGGATCTAATTCTACCATTTCATATGATTGGTTTTCAGACTTTCCCTGTTATTGAAGCACAAGAGGCAACTAATACTTTACGTCAGTTAGCAAAGGCTAACTTTGGCATCATTTATGTAACAGAAGACATTGCACAGCTTATCCCAGAGACAATAGCGCGTTATGATAAAGAACTGATGCCAGCCATTATTTTACTTCCAAGTTATAAGCACAAAGAAAGAATTGCGTTAAATCGGCTTCAGGAGCGTGTTGAAAGAGCTGTTGGGCAGAATATCTTATGA
- a CDS encoding V-type ATPase subunit, with the protein MDHDQFSQLNTSISVKEKDFISEQEFTMLLNAKNKEELSLLLQKTPYSINITDLDNLDTVEKVLMKELEKTFKWVSAECPVPEIVDLFILPYLYHNVKVLLKAKASQKNLDHLLIPFGGTSLPALQHLVRTLKSDYFPAYFEEEIQSIWEEYVDYGDSRVIEIGADLAYFKHLRRIAEQLDDPVFDKAVDILTDSYNVLTLMRARNLNKSDGFIKQLLTEQSSLTYQELTCGPIYQTLSSWYNQLLPENYSSRLANYEQKIAKGELSIRELEELVDLLIFYLFDDSKFTCQGPYPVARFLLTKLFEIKNLRLILSAKVNQLPLDLVKERLRPFYEY; encoded by the coding sequence ATGGATCACGATCAATTTTCACAACTTAATACAAGTATCAGTGTTAAAGAAAAAGACTTCATCTCTGAACAAGAATTCACGATGCTCCTCAATGCAAAAAATAAAGAGGAACTGAGTCTCTTGTTACAAAAAACACCCTATTCTATAAACATTACTGATTTAGATAATTTAGACACTGTTGAGAAGGTATTAATGAAAGAGTTGGAAAAGACTTTTAAGTGGGTCTCTGCTGAGTGTCCAGTTCCTGAGATTGTGGACTTGTTTATCCTGCCCTACCTTTACCACAATGTCAAAGTTCTTCTCAAAGCAAAGGCTAGTCAAAAGAATTTAGATCATTTATTGATTCCTTTTGGCGGAACTTCTTTACCAGCTTTGCAGCATCTTGTGAGGACTTTAAAGTCTGATTATTTTCCTGCTTATTTTGAGGAGGAAATCCAGTCTATTTGGGAAGAGTATGTTGATTATGGGGATAGTCGGGTAATTGAAATTGGGGCTGATTTAGCTTATTTTAAACACCTGCGGCGAATTGCAGAGCAGTTAGATGACCCCGTTTTTGATAAGGCAGTGGATATTCTAACAGACTCCTATAATGTGCTGACGCTGATGCGTGCAAGAAACTTGAACAAGTCAGATGGCTTCATTAAACAATTATTAACAGAACAATCAAGCTTAACCTACCAAGAGCTTACTTGCGGCCCTATTTATCAGACCTTAAGTAGTTGGTATAACCAATTACTCCCAGAGAATTATTCAAGTAGGCTAGCTAATTATGAGCAAAAAATAGCTAAGGGGGAGCTAAGCATTAGGGAATTGGAAGAATTAGTTGATCTTTTAATCTTTTATCTCTTTGATGATAGTAAATTTACTTGCCAAGGCCCTTATCCAGTAGCTCGTTTTCTTTTAACAAAGTTATTTGAAATCAAGAACTTACGGTTAATCTTATCAGCCAAGGTAAATCAGCTACCGCTTGATTTGGTAAAAGAAAGGTTGAGACCCTTTTATGAATACTAA
- a CDS encoding V-type ATP synthase subunit I: MAISQMKKLSIILEQDILDQFLQFLQQRQVVEVRNVRQLDEWQEAFQERTDTCPKIWQFADKSEGNLEGNQTLAYFRRQEEEIKDVIKALTGIIPPKSKLATLKKQKPSIQFEDLEDLKRQKEVKELLCYYQEKIQRLKTINQALEGLDVELKDLRKWEQLKIVPRDLADLNVLAGQIGTIPSTADDSFYRQLLANPHIVLEKVFQTELEYGVLLFWDKQQTVALEDYHFKALDYPYQLLPAELLLEKEKAIKAYKAEKEQLVLELSNSADQMEELYIQLDYCSTLNLRQSAKQLLARSCYLVAIEAWIEADQVRGLEMAAQDQFGCSVYIQATDVEQAEWDEVPIKLRNHTIIEPFELVTEMYALPKYYEKDPTPLLAPFYFTFFGMMVADLGYGLLLGLVASLALNLGNLDVKKRRFLKFFRTLGVAVALWGLIYGSFFGFGLPVHLLSTTRDVMSILILSVIFGFVTVIVGLLLNGLQQVKMRDYAQAYSSGFAWCLILVGLFLMAIGLLIPWLGFLITTGKWLAIVNAIGIVLVAVLKSKNFAGLGVGLYQLYNISSYIGDLVSFTRLMALGLSGASIGSAFNLIVSIFPPLGRFTIGIVIFVFLHAINIFLSLLSGYVHGARLMFVEFFGKFYQGGGRAFNPLKVANKYVVIKKESQMEEE; this comes from the coding sequence ATGGCTATTAGTCAAATGAAGAAACTGTCTATTATCTTAGAGCAAGATATCCTAGATCAGTTTTTACAATTTTTACAGCAAAGGCAAGTCGTTGAAGTACGGAATGTTCGCCAGTTAGATGAATGGCAGGAAGCTTTTCAAGAAAGGACTGATACTTGTCCTAAAATATGGCAATTTGCTGATAAGTCTGAAGGGAATTTAGAAGGCAATCAGACTTTAGCCTATTTTAGACGGCAAGAAGAAGAAATCAAAGACGTCATCAAAGCATTAACAGGTATTATCCCGCCTAAAAGTAAATTGGCCACTCTCAAAAAGCAAAAACCCTCTATTCAGTTTGAGGATTTAGAAGATTTAAAGCGACAAAAAGAGGTTAAGGAGCTTCTTTGTTATTATCAGGAAAAAATACAGAGACTGAAAACGATTAACCAGGCTTTGGAAGGGCTTGATGTGGAATTAAAAGATCTTAGAAAATGGGAGCAGTTAAAAATTGTACCCCGAGATCTTGCTGATTTAAACGTTTTAGCTGGTCAGATTGGTACCATTCCAAGTACAGCGGATGATAGTTTTTACCGCCAATTACTGGCTAATCCTCATATTGTATTGGAGAAAGTCTTTCAGACAGAGTTAGAGTATGGAGTTCTTTTGTTTTGGGATAAGCAACAAACAGTCGCTCTGGAAGATTACCATTTTAAAGCACTTGATTATCCCTATCAGTTGTTACCAGCTGAGTTACTCTTAGAAAAAGAAAAGGCCATTAAGGCCTATAAGGCTGAAAAAGAACAGCTAGTGTTAGAATTATCTAATTCAGCAGACCAGATGGAAGAACTCTATATTCAGCTAGACTATTGTAGTACTTTAAACTTACGGCAAAGTGCCAAGCAGTTGCTAGCTAGGAGTTGCTATTTAGTTGCTATTGAAGCATGGATTGAAGCAGACCAAGTAAGGGGACTAGAAATGGCGGCTCAAGACCAATTTGGCTGCTCGGTTTATATACAAGCTACTGATGTTGAACAAGCGGAGTGGGATGAGGTGCCGATTAAACTTCGTAACCACACTATTATTGAGCCGTTTGAGTTAGTAACGGAAATGTATGCTTTGCCTAAGTATTATGAAAAGGATCCGACTCCTCTTTTAGCTCCTTTTTATTTTACGTTTTTTGGGATGATGGTAGCTGATCTAGGTTATGGTCTTCTCTTAGGTTTAGTGGCCAGTCTTGCTCTAAATTTGGGTAATCTAGATGTTAAAAAGAGACGATTTCTTAAATTTTTTAGGACACTTGGTGTTGCAGTCGCCTTATGGGGACTGATTTATGGTTCTTTTTTTGGTTTTGGTTTGCCTGTCCATCTGCTATCAACAACCAGAGATGTGATGTCCATTCTTATCTTATCAGTCATCTTCGGTTTTGTGACAGTGATTGTTGGTTTGCTTTTGAATGGCTTACAGCAAGTAAAAATGAGGGATTATGCACAAGCTTATAGTTCAGGCTTTGCTTGGTGTTTGATATTAGTAGGGTTATTTTTAATGGCAATAGGCTTACTGATACCTTGGCTAGGCTTTTTAATCACAACTGGGAAATGGTTAGCTATTGTAAATGCTATAGGAATTGTCCTTGTTGCTGTGCTAAAATCTAAAAATTTTGCAGGTTTAGGAGTGGGTTTATACCAACTCTATAATATTAGTTCCTATATTGGCGATTTGGTAAGTTTTACGCGTCTTATGGCTTTAGGGCTATCGGGAGCAAGTATCGGATCAGCTTTTAATTTAATTGTGAGCATTTTTCCTCCTTTAGGGCGATTTACGATAGGTATTGTGATTTTTGTTTTTTTACATGCTATTAATATTTTCTTGTCCTTATTATCAGGATATGTTCATGGTGCTAGACTAATGTTTGTTGAATTTTTTGGTAAGTTCTATCAAGGTGGAGGCAGAGCTTTTAACCCCTTAAAAGTAGCTAATAAGTATGTGGTCATTAAGAAAGAAAGTCAAATGGAGGAAGAATAA
- a CDS encoding V-type ATP synthase subunit K, whose protein sequence is MEQLASYFTSHGGAFFAALGIAIAVGFSGMGSAYGVGKAGQAAAALLKEEPDKFASALILQLLPGTQGLYGFVIGILIWLQLTPNLALEQGVAYFFVSLPIGLVGYFSAKHQGNVAVAGMQILAKRPEEYMKGAILAAMVETYAILAFVVSFILTLRVG, encoded by the coding sequence ATGGAACAGTTAGCAAGTTATTTTACAAGTCACGGAGGCGCTTTTTTTGCCGCCTTGGGGATTGCTATTGCGGTTGGTTTTAGTGGCATGGGCTCAGCTTATGGTGTTGGGAAAGCGGGTCAGGCTGCCGCTGCTTTATTAAAAGAAGAACCAGATAAATTTGCATCAGCCTTAATTTTGCAACTATTACCAGGAACGCAAGGCTTGTACGGTTTTGTTATTGGTATTTTAATTTGGTTACAATTAACTCCCAACTTAGCTCTTGAGCAGGGAGTGGCTTACTTTTTTGTTTCTCTACCAATAGGACTTGTTGGTTACTTTTCTGCTAAGCATCAAGGAAATGTAGCAGTGGCTGGGATGCAAATTTTAGCCAAGCGTCCTGAGGAATATATGAAGGGAGCTATCTTAGCTGCTATGGTCGAAACCTACGCTATCTTAGCCTTCGTTGTGTCCTTTATATTAACATTGCGGGTTGGTTAG